In Pseudomonas fluorescens, the following are encoded in one genomic region:
- a CDS encoding metallophosphoesterase, which translates to MNLHGKYGLLVATAFSLLCPLLLAVAATETPKHLVLVSDPQYPWTDLTDEGLPSNDARAKELVELQYSDIADFRRHNGGASRIPVMINGDITAFGHGGERSYMKAVFERKLEGIYDYGLGNHDYANNVDDCFLNDCAAGSIVELKERYWGKVDSMDLGIRSSGLGKIYYGSLAYSKSFGDVHMVQLHNEPTYAVEFSSGNPLGPTAFEITPALDWLERDLRSARQQDKVIILNMHKVYDWNGTSEQIARFQQMIETYRVTAIFGGHDHWGAGSWFDWGKSERFGDVPVFLSGSASQQTYLIASFSDDRQSLAISVVRGNNWPSRKVVQTIPVMK; encoded by the coding sequence AAATATGGTTTGCTGGTGGCGACTGCGTTCTCGTTGCTATGTCCCCTGCTTCTTGCCGTTGCAGCAACCGAAACACCGAAGCATCTGGTTCTGGTCTCCGATCCGCAGTACCCCTGGACCGATCTCACCGATGAAGGGCTTCCAAGCAACGATGCGCGGGCGAAGGAGTTGGTAGAGTTGCAATATTCCGACATTGCAGATTTCAGGAGGCACAATGGCGGTGCATCCCGTATCCCCGTGATGATCAATGGCGATATCACTGCGTTCGGTCATGGTGGTGAACGCTCGTATATGAAAGCGGTATTCGAGAGGAAACTTGAAGGTATTTATGATTATGGGCTGGGTAATCATGATTACGCGAATAACGTTGACGACTGTTTTCTGAATGATTGCGCCGCGGGCAGTATCGTCGAACTCAAGGAACGTTATTGGGGGAAGGTCGATTCAATGGATCTTGGAATTAGAAGCTCAGGTCTGGGAAAGATTTATTATGGCAGCCTTGCCTATTCGAAGAGCTTCGGTGATGTGCATATGGTGCAGTTGCATAACGAGCCGACCTACGCTGTGGAGTTTTCGTCCGGAAATCCACTGGGACCGACCGCTTTTGAGATCACGCCTGCACTCGATTGGCTTGAGCGGGATTTAAGAAGTGCCCGCCAGCAGGACAAGGTCATTATTCTTAATATGCACAAGGTGTATGACTGGAACGGAACGAGCGAGCAGATCGCCAGGTTTCAGCAGATGATCGAAACGTACCGGGTGACGGCGATTTTTGGTGGACACGATCACTGGGGTGCCGGCAGCTGGTTCGATTGGGGAAAATCTGAGCGTTTTGGTGATGTGCCCGTATTTCTTAGCGGTTCGGCTTCTCAGCAAACGTATCTTATTGCCAGTTTTTCCGATGACAGGCAGTCGCTCGCCATTAGCGTTGTTAGAGGCAACAACTGGCCAAGTCGCAAGGTCGTCCAGACGATACCGGTCATGAAATAG